CAGCTGGAAGTAAAGACAgacgagctgtccaggaagatgcgtcacattgaggagctgtgtaacaaGACTGATCCAGTAACTTTCTTACAGCAACCAGACAAAGGTGACTTGTACGATACTCAGGATGGAGATaatgaggacagagagagacatgataAACAGGTCCATGATGTAGGGAATCTGGATGAAGGTTTTATCTCAGAGATATTAAGGACAGGTTTATCTGAAATAATAAGATATGTAAATGTATGGATCTATATGAAGGAGCCTACAGACGTATTACTGGATGTAAGCACAGCTGGCAATGATCTACATATATCAGGTGACTTGAAAACTGTATCCTGGTCCCGGGTCAACCAGAATCGCccagaaacaccagagagatttcagAGTAATCAGGTTTTAAGCACCAGAAGTTTTTCTTCGGGGAGACATTACTGGGAGGTGGAGATGAGTAAATCAGGATGGTGTGAggtagggatgtgttatcccagtatagacaggaaAGGAGACCAGTCAGACATTGGATATAATAACAAGTCCTGGTGTTTGTGTAGGTGGATTAATAATCAGTATTTAGTGATACATGACAGTGAAGGGATCCAGTTACCTCACAATATTTCCTGTGATAGAGTCAGGATATATCTGGACTACGAGGCCGGGCAGTTGTCCTTTTATGCCCTGTGTGACCccatcagacacttacacaccttcactgccgccttcactgagccccttcatgctgtgTTATGTGTATGGAGAGACTGTTCTATAAAGATATCTGGAGTTCTGACAAATTATAATGTATAGTATGGAGATAAATGATACACATGTCAAAATAATTGCTTGAATATCTGTTTCCTACAGTGATAGCTGTGATTGGGTGTAATAACTGTCAGCCAGTATGTCACATATTAGGGACTGGTAGATTTGTTGCCTATAATGTACACAGGGGGTTGGGGTGATAACTGTATAAAGCTCATACTCCCGGAAGAAATAATCTGATTAATGTATGTGTGATTGCAGTTAGAGATTCTGTCCTGGGGTGGAACAATAGCCATAGTAGTCTATGATTCTGCTATGCACAAGGGGCCCGGTgagattcagggcctgattcattaaggaaggttaaGCAAAATGAcgtaagacaaaaccatgttgcattggagggggatgtaaatttaaaatgtgatggcagatttatatttggggtagggcatatcctagatcaactgtaaatttcattgtacaaataagctatcaagtatttgtgtgctacatgaaagaacagtcagtatttaacttatgtgcaaaataataaactaacttgcaccccttgcattgcaatatggttttgtccagaaaacttgagtaagaaaactttaaattttttacttaactttccttaatgaatcaggccctcagggttagatttactaaacggcgggtttgaagaagtggagatgttgcctatagcaaccaatcagtttctagctttcattttgtagaatgcactaaatagatgacagctataatctgattggttgctataggcaacatctccactttttcaaacccgccgtttagtaaatatacccctgagtctcTAAGACTATCAGTATATGGGCATCTTGCATGTTAGCACTTTGCATATTAGTCTAGACCACTCTGAAATTATACCCTGTTTTCCTGCACAGAGCAGGCTGCATAAGTGCTAAATTCCtgactgacaagcactgctttgGTCTGTGAATGCTGCCATCAGTGTTCGTATGTCATATTTTCATGAGTGATTAAAATAGTGACCCTTCTAAAATTTGCTACAGAGCCAAGTTAGGCCCCCAGCAAAATTTAATGGAGATAACTGATGAAACTCAAGAGATTTAATTTTGAGGAGCACAataattgaaatgagataaagggggagGGTGAGGGAACATTTTTGGCAGCATTCCCTGATGTGCTTAGGGATGCACAGACATTTCCACTCAGCAAAAGTTCTTCAAACACAGCTTAGAGCAGGCAGAGATGGGGTCTAATCCTACGTTGTTAGTGGGACATATTTTACAACATCCAGTTGCACATAAGATCTAGGAGCAATTTGCACAGTGTGTGCAATATATATTCAAACACACAGAAGATTatcatataataaagacagtccagggggtaaacgtatcaagctgagaatttccagcgggtttgaaaagtggagatgttgcttatagcaaccaatcagattctagttattattttgtagaatgtgctaaataaataataactaaaaagtgattggttgctataggcaacagctccactttttcaaacctgccagaaatctcacttgatacatttacccccagatgtccctTCAGTCTTATTTTACCTTTAAGCCTAAACAAAACTGTGTAGTATTTTAtaacaaaagggaaaaaaaataatgtaataaaaaaaagggatGGCAATGTGGTAGAAGGTTGAACTTATAGGTATCTGTATAGTTGTATATAcgtatataatttcatattgatgTAAATATCAATGTTACACTACCTATTAGGACTGAACTCATTTCTGTGTAATTATACTGTGACTTTAAAAGAAAAGTAACACTGTTATTGTTCTGTAAATCTATGTACTCACATTCTACCAGCAGATCTGGAAGTTTTTTACTGTTACAATTTTTTACACTCAAGGGTTTATCTCAcaattttataatgtatttaataggaacaattgcataaaaaaaaactaaaaaaaaagaagtcagtgTATTGGTTTTTTTGTGgttatttattgttatatgaaTTTTTGATGTCCTATACAGGAAGCCCTTTGGTCTATTGATATgaaatacatagtaacatagtaacatagttgatgaggttgaaaaaagacaccagtccatcaagttcaacctattttggatctcctgcaagtttgcctttacaagccatcaccacttTAATTTTCCCCTGTAAAGTCACTGATTTCCGTCGACTTGCagaatcggagcttcatacatttacccccaggtattatTTTCACCTTACTTTTACTGCAATGGAGGTTGCAATCTGTCCAGACATATAGTAGCGTCAGAGAGCGACACCTTAGACTTAGGTTGTTACACAGCGAAAAgaggaaaatgtaatattttcacaTGTGTACATATACTGTAACGGAATTTGCATCTTCTTAACCAGATTCTCCTCCTAtatccaggggcgcacggagcatttttaagggggggtttcccctccaccggaaaaaaaaaagcgagagagctgccgcgcatgcgcccgcAGCTCCATtaaggcagcactgtactatacagcagccgcgacgctgtcaaagaagcgtccgcggcggcgctgtattgtatacagcaccgccgcggacgcttctctgacagcgccgctctctctatatatatatatatatttttggggagggaaaaaatcctgcgtttgcccctgacagcTGTCAGGTACCAAGGGTTGTATACCTGGACCCATGCATCAGACCACAGCTCTTCACTCACACAAGGATCCTGTGAGCTATCATTTGACCATGGAGGGTTTGCCTTCTGCAGAGGGGGGGTAGCAATGTtgatgaggagagggggcagcaatgtagtggaggagagaggggcagcgtgtgatggaggggagcggggcagcatggGACAAGGGGGAAGTGTGTGATAAGGGGGCTccgtgtgatgaaagagggggcaccgtgtgatgaaagaggaggcaccgtgtgatgaaggagggggcactgtgtgatgaaggagggggcactgtgtgatgaaggagggggcactgtgtgatgaaggagggggcactgtgtgatgaaggagggggcacagtgtgatgaaggagggggcactgtgtgatgaaggagagggcaccgtgtgatgaaggagggggcactgtgtgatgaaggagggggcactgtgtgatgaaggagggggcacagtgtgatgaaggagggggcactgtgtgatgaaggagggggcactgtgtgatgaaggagggggcacgtgtgatgaa
The nucleotide sequence above comes from Mixophyes fleayi isolate aMixFle1 chromosome 6, aMixFle1.hap1, whole genome shotgun sequence. Encoded proteins:
- the LOC142160553 gene encoding E3 ubiquitin-protein ligase TRIM39-like, translating into MATADLRAELSCSICMDIYTDPVTLRCGHNFCRVCITTTWDHQEEGEYTCPECMHKFRRRPDLKRNLRLCNIAEAFTQKQEAVDKIICTYCGFPAVKSCLHCKTSMCDNHLRTHDRSVEHTIIPPTVFGRERQCSIHKKFLVYYCTEDTVCICASCRLGGEHRGHLVVSLDEAWVKKKEKLRNVMEKLTSKREETERRAQRLQECKNEVQDKAAGVTIWVASLFRDIRRQLEDLEKRVVSEISRQEEQVLLPVSDLIQQLEVKTDELSRKMRHIEELCNKTDPVTFLQQPDKGDLYDTQDGDNEDRERHDKQVHDVGNLDEGFISEILRTGLSEIIRYVNVWIYMKEPTDVLLDVSTAGNDLHISGDLKTVSWSRVNQNRPETPERFQSNQVLSTRSFSSGRHYWEVEMSKSGWCEVGMCYPSIDRKGDQSDIGYNNKSWCLCRWINNQYLVIHDSEGIQLPHNISCDRVRIYLDYEAGQLSFYALCDPIRHLHTFTAAFTEPLHAVLCVWRDCSIKISGVLTNYNV